Proteins encoded within one genomic window of Cellulomonas flavigena DSM 20109:
- the nuoL gene encoding NADH-quinone oxidoreductase subunit L, giving the protein MHTLISLTAPAVLPAVDPVVAAPEWSGGQAAVWLVALPLLSAAVLLLLGRRADRWGHWIGVLASAGAFVVGLLLLVAVLGQPAGQRVHDVHLATWLDAGALSIDAGLRVDPLSLTFVMLVTFVGTLIHVYSVAYMEHDAARRRFFAYLNLFVAAMLLLVLADSYVLLFVGWEGVGLASYLLIGFWNHHTPYAVAAKKAFVANRVGDVGLLAAMGLLFATFGSLDFATVESGVAAASEGTLTAIGLMLLLAACGKSAQFPLQSWLGDAMAGPTPVSALIHAATMVTAGVYLIIRSGAVFAAAPTAQLVVAVVGAVTLLFGAIVGCAKDDIKKALAASTMSQIGYMVLAAGLGPIGYAFAIFHLVTHGFFKAGMFLGAGSVMHGMDDQVDMRRFGGLGRYMKITYFTFMAGWLAILGIPPFAGFFSKDKIIEAAFVPVDGQPWRAWVFGGVALLGAGITAFYMSRLFFMTFEGQKRWSTTREGKEQHPHESPALMVWPMIVLAVGSVGLGWVLSSVGFVEWLEPSVGHAEHHEPVLAIPLIVGLTLAAVALGLVLAWRRYAVTTVPVTPPLGTALTRAARVDLHQDAVNDALLVAPGQYLTRSLVYGDKAVVDGAVTGLGRLTVGVGDLVRRVQNGYARSYAAAMVLGVVVLAVVVLAVRG; this is encoded by the coding sequence GTGCACACCCTGATCTCCCTGACCGCGCCGGCCGTGCTGCCGGCGGTCGACCCGGTCGTGGCCGCTCCCGAGTGGTCCGGCGGGCAGGCCGCCGTGTGGCTCGTCGCGCTGCCGCTGCTGTCGGCCGCGGTGCTGCTGCTGCTCGGCCGGCGTGCCGACCGGTGGGGGCACTGGATCGGCGTCCTCGCGTCCGCCGGTGCCTTCGTGGTCGGCCTGCTGCTGCTCGTGGCCGTGCTCGGGCAGCCCGCGGGCCAGCGCGTGCACGACGTGCACCTCGCGACCTGGCTCGACGCGGGCGCGCTGAGCATCGACGCGGGGCTGCGGGTCGACCCGCTGTCCCTGACGTTCGTCATGCTCGTCACGTTCGTCGGCACGCTCATCCACGTGTACTCCGTGGCCTACATGGAGCACGACGCGGCCCGCCGTCGGTTCTTCGCCTACCTCAACCTCTTCGTCGCGGCGATGCTGCTGCTGGTCCTCGCGGACTCGTACGTGCTGCTGTTCGTCGGCTGGGAGGGCGTCGGCCTCGCGTCGTACCTGCTCATCGGCTTCTGGAACCACCACACCCCCTACGCGGTGGCGGCGAAGAAGGCGTTCGTCGCCAACCGCGTCGGTGACGTCGGCCTGCTGGCGGCGATGGGTCTGCTGTTCGCGACGTTCGGCAGCCTCGACTTCGCGACGGTGGAGAGCGGCGTGGCCGCGGCCTCCGAGGGGACGCTCACGGCGATCGGCCTCATGCTGCTGCTCGCCGCGTGCGGCAAGTCGGCGCAGTTCCCGCTGCAGTCGTGGCTCGGCGACGCGATGGCCGGCCCGACGCCCGTCTCGGCGCTCATCCACGCCGCGACGATGGTCACGGCGGGCGTGTACCTCATCATCCGGTCCGGCGCGGTGTTCGCCGCGGCGCCCACGGCGCAGCTCGTCGTCGCGGTCGTCGGTGCGGTGACACTGCTGTTCGGTGCGATCGTCGGCTGCGCCAAGGACGACATCAAGAAGGCGCTCGCCGCCTCGACGATGTCGCAGATCGGCTACATGGTGCTCGCCGCGGGCCTCGGCCCGATCGGCTACGCGTTCGCGATCTTCCACCTCGTGACGCACGGCTTCTTCAAGGCCGGCATGTTCCTGGGGGCCGGCTCGGTCATGCACGGCATGGACGACCAGGTGGACATGCGCCGGTTCGGTGGCCTGGGCCGGTACATGAAGATCACGTACTTCACGTTCATGGCCGGCTGGCTGGCGATCCTCGGGATCCCGCCGTTCGCCGGGTTCTTCAGCAAGGACAAGATCATCGAGGCGGCCTTCGTGCCCGTCGACGGGCAGCCGTGGCGCGCCTGGGTGTTCGGCGGAGTCGCGCTGCTCGGTGCCGGGATCACCGCGTTCTACATGTCGCGCCTGTTCTTCATGACGTTCGAGGGCCAGAAGCGCTGGAGCACGACGCGCGAGGGCAAGGAGCAGCACCCGCACGAGTCGCCGGCGCTCATGGTGTGGCCGATGATCGTCCTCGCCGTCGGCTCGGTCGGTCTCGGCTGGGTGCTCTCGAGCGTCGGGTTCGTCGAGTGGCTCGAGCCCTCGGTGGGCCACGCGGAGCACCACGAGCCGGTGCTCGCGATCCCGTTGATCGTCGGGCTGACGCTCGCCGCGGTCGCGCTGGGCCTCGTGCTCGCGTGGCGCCGGTACGCGGTCACGACCGTCCCGGTGACACCCCCGCTGGGCACGGCCCTGACGCGCGCCGCCCGCGTGGACCTGCACCAGGACGCCGTGAACGACGCGCTGCTCGTGGCGCCGGGGCAGTACCTGACCCGCTCGCTGGTGTACGGCGACAAGGCCGTGGTCGACGGGGCGGTGACCGGTCTCGGCCGGCTGACCGTCGGCGTCGGCGACCTCGTGCGCCGGGTCCAGAACGGGTACGCCCGCTCGTACGCCGCGGCGATGGTGCTCGGCGTCGTCGTGCTGGCCGTCGTCGTCCTCGCCGTGCGCGGCTGA
- the nuoK gene encoding NADH-quinone oxidoreductase subunit NuoK codes for MSLTHYLVLAAILFAIGATTVLLRRNAIIVFMGVELMLNSTNLLLVTFSRLHGNLSGQVLAFFVMVVAAAEVVVGLAIIVTIFRTRRSASVDDVNLLKS; via the coding sequence GTGAGCCTGACCCACTACCTGGTGCTGGCCGCGATCCTGTTCGCGATCGGTGCCACGACGGTCCTGCTGCGGCGCAACGCGATCATCGTGTTCATGGGCGTCGAGCTCATGCTCAACTCGACGAACCTGCTGCTCGTGACGTTCTCGCGCCTGCACGGCAACCTGTCCGGCCAGGTGCTCGCGTTCTTCGTCATGGTCGTCGCGGCAGCGGAGGTCGTCGTCGGGCTCGCGATCATCGTGACCATCTTCCGGACCAGGCGCTCGGCGTCGGTCGACGACGTCAACCTGCTGAAGAGCTGA
- a CDS encoding NADH-quinone oxidoreductase subunit J has protein sequence MSLVLSVLPAAAGALTDAGRTSTAEAVLFWTLGPLMVLAALGLLLARKAVHAALAVIFIMISLAFLYVAQGAEFLGVVQVVVYTGAVMMLFLFVLMLVGVDRSDSLVETIRGQRWIGLLAGLGLGVVLAGVVGRATYGAPEGLATANQPSNPEAVAHVIFGQHVLAMEVVGALLVTAALGALVLTHRGRLAPRVTQRERAERRLRDGQHPVSLPAPGVYARHNAMDVPALLPDGTPLESSVPRVLRVRGQEADAREYAARIDRVLAGGWAVGAGTFTSDDEYQGDEHGRIAGGVVVRDTDAQEATADPEALSAAEAPTHDEEAGR, from the coding sequence GTGAGTCTCGTCCTCTCCGTGCTGCCGGCGGCCGCCGGCGCACTGACCGACGCCGGCCGGACGAGCACGGCCGAGGCCGTGCTGTTCTGGACGCTCGGCCCGCTCATGGTGCTCGCGGCACTCGGCCTGCTGCTGGCCCGCAAGGCCGTGCACGCGGCCCTGGCGGTCATCTTCATCATGATCTCGCTGGCGTTCCTGTACGTCGCGCAGGGGGCGGAGTTCCTCGGCGTCGTGCAGGTGGTCGTCTACACCGGGGCCGTGATGATGCTCTTCCTGTTCGTCCTCATGCTCGTCGGCGTCGACCGCTCCGACTCCCTCGTGGAGACCATCCGCGGGCAGCGCTGGATCGGCCTGCTGGCGGGCCTGGGTCTGGGCGTCGTCCTGGCAGGAGTCGTCGGCCGCGCGACGTACGGTGCGCCGGAGGGGCTCGCGACGGCGAACCAGCCGTCGAACCCCGAGGCCGTCGCGCACGTGATCTTCGGCCAGCACGTGCTCGCGATGGAGGTCGTCGGCGCCCTGCTCGTCACCGCGGCGCTCGGCGCCCTGGTGCTCACGCACCGCGGCCGGCTCGCACCGCGCGTCACCCAGCGCGAGCGCGCCGAGCGGCGCCTGCGCGACGGTCAGCACCCGGTGTCGTTGCCGGCGCCCGGCGTCTACGCCCGGCACAACGCGATGGACGTCCCGGCGCTGCTGCCCGACGGCACACCGCTGGAGTCCTCGGTGCCGCGCGTGCTGCGCGTCCGCGGCCAGGAGGCCGACGCGCGCGAGTACGCGGCACGCATCGACCGCGTGCTGGCCGGCGGCTGGGCCGTCGGTGCCGGCACGTTCACGTCCGACGACGAGTACCAGGGCGACGAGCACGGGCGGATCGCCGGCGGCGTGGTCGTGCGCGACACCGACGCGCAGGAGGCGACCGCCGACCCTGAGGCGCTCTCTGCTGCCGAGGCCCCGACGCACGACGAGGAGGCGGGCCGGTGA
- the nuoI gene encoding NADH-quinone oxidoreductase subunit NuoI has product MAEQRKKKPAPGADVQRTRTGGEVDRPAQGYESLIEKRSGLSELLAPVAGFGVTFANMFKPTVTEQYPREQVPTKPRYHGRHQLNRYPDGLEKCIGCELCAWACPADAIYVEADDNTPDAQYSPGERYGRVYQINYLRCIFCGLCIEACPTRALTMTNEYELAGPTRPGMIWEKQDLLAPLRSGQLATPHPMVEGSSDTDYYRGAVTGVTEDQRAWVAEHRPDDPTLPENAAQGAQVPDLGETRLAQRAITAAAHRQGGAR; this is encoded by the coding sequence GTGGCTGAGCAGCGCAAGAAGAAGCCTGCGCCCGGTGCCGACGTGCAGCGCACGCGCACGGGCGGCGAGGTCGACCGCCCGGCGCAGGGCTACGAGTCGCTCATCGAGAAGCGCTCGGGGCTCAGCGAGCTGCTCGCGCCCGTCGCCGGGTTCGGCGTCACGTTCGCGAACATGTTCAAGCCGACGGTCACCGAGCAGTACCCGCGCGAGCAGGTGCCGACCAAGCCCCGCTACCACGGCCGCCACCAGCTCAACCGGTACCCCGACGGCCTGGAGAAGTGCATCGGCTGCGAGCTGTGCGCGTGGGCCTGCCCCGCGGACGCGATCTACGTCGAGGCCGACGACAACACCCCCGACGCGCAGTACTCGCCGGGGGAGCGGTACGGCCGCGTCTACCAGATCAACTACCTGCGCTGCATCTTCTGCGGCCTGTGCATCGAGGCGTGCCCGACGCGGGCGCTGACGATGACCAACGAGTACGAGCTCGCGGGCCCCACGCGTCCCGGCATGATCTGGGAGAAGCAGGACCTGCTGGCCCCGCTGCGCTCGGGCCAGCTCGCGACGCCGCACCCGATGGTCGAGGGTTCGTCGGACACCGACTACTACCGCGGCGCGGTCACGGGCGTGACCGAGGACCAGCGCGCGTGGGTCGCGGAGCACCGTCCCGACGACCCGACGCTGCCGGAGAACGCCGCGCAGGGGGCGCAGGTCCCCGACCTGGGGGAGACGCGCCTCGCGCAACGTGCGATCACGGCGGCCGCGCACCGCCAGGGGGGTGCCCGGTGA
- the nuoH gene encoding NADH-quinone oxidoreductase subunit NuoH translates to MSVLVTALGAVPSAVGDGAVAPVTADFSQDVFWVWLLKAVAIIVFLLTSVLIAIWFERRVVGRMQLRPGPNVHGPFGLLQSLADAMKLLVKEDITVKAADKLVYILAPMIAVLCSLLVYAVIPFGPEVSIFGVVTPLQLTDFSVAVLYILACAAVGVYGIVLGGWSSNSTYPLLGGVRSTAQVISYELAMGLSLVSVFIMAGSMSTSQIVDSQTQVWWFLPLLPAFVIYVISMVGETNRLPFDLPEAEGELVGGYTTEYSSMKFAWFFLAEYINMLNVSAVATTLFFGGWRAPWPISAINDGMFNTGWWPVLWFVAKVWLFMFLFVWIRGSVLRFRYDQFMKIGWKVLIPAALGWVVCVTLVQAARQLWDVDLRTLLFVLAGLVAVGLVASFLVPEKKPEPTPEPTGPQEFDPFADGYPVPPLPGQVLPPSPRAARRLAATDAGDPSGPETPLEVRGG, encoded by the coding sequence ATGAGCGTGCTGGTCACAGCACTGGGCGCGGTGCCGTCCGCGGTCGGCGACGGCGCGGTCGCGCCGGTCACCGCGGACTTCAGCCAGGACGTGTTCTGGGTGTGGCTGCTCAAGGCCGTCGCGATCATCGTCTTCCTGCTGACGAGCGTGCTCATCGCGATCTGGTTCGAGCGCCGCGTCGTGGGACGCATGCAGCTGCGGCCGGGTCCGAACGTGCACGGGCCGTTCGGTCTGCTGCAGTCCCTCGCCGACGCGATGAAGCTCCTGGTCAAGGAGGACATCACCGTCAAGGCGGCCGACAAGCTCGTCTACATCCTCGCGCCGATGATCGCCGTGCTGTGCTCGCTGCTCGTCTACGCGGTCATCCCGTTCGGCCCCGAGGTCAGCATCTTCGGCGTCGTGACGCCGCTGCAGCTCACGGACTTCTCGGTCGCCGTGCTCTACATCCTCGCGTGCGCCGCGGTCGGCGTGTACGGCATCGTGCTCGGCGGCTGGTCGTCCAACTCGACGTACCCGCTGCTCGGCGGCGTGCGCTCCACCGCCCAGGTCATCTCGTACGAGCTCGCGATGGGCCTGTCCCTGGTGAGCGTGTTCATCATGGCCGGGTCGATGTCGACGTCCCAGATCGTCGACTCCCAGACGCAGGTCTGGTGGTTCCTGCCGCTGCTGCCGGCGTTCGTCATCTACGTCATCTCGATGGTCGGCGAGACGAACCGTCTGCCGTTCGACCTGCCCGAGGCCGAGGGCGAGCTCGTCGGCGGCTACACCACCGAGTACTCCTCGATGAAGTTCGCGTGGTTCTTCCTCGCCGAGTACATCAACATGCTCAACGTCTCGGCGGTCGCGACCACGCTGTTCTTCGGCGGGTGGCGCGCCCCGTGGCCGATCTCGGCGATCAACGACGGCATGTTCAACACCGGCTGGTGGCCCGTCCTGTGGTTCGTCGCCAAGGTCTGGCTGTTCATGTTCCTCTTCGTGTGGATCCGCGGCTCGGTGCTGCGCTTCCGGTACGACCAGTTCATGAAGATCGGCTGGAAGGTCCTCATCCCGGCCGCGCTCGGGTGGGTCGTGTGCGTCACGCTCGTGCAGGCGGCGCGCCAGCTGTGGGACGTCGACCTGCGCACGCTGCTGTTCGTGCTCGCAGGGCTCGTCGCCGTCGGCCTCGTCGCGTCCTTCCTCGTGCCGGAGAAGAAGCCCGAGCCGACCCCGGAGCCCACCGGCCCGCAGGAGTTCGACCCCTTCGCCGACGGCTACCCGGTGCCGCCCCTGCCCGGTCAGGTGCTGCCCCCGTCCCCCCGTGCGGCCCGTCGCCTCGCCGCGACGGACGCCGGCGACCCGTCCGGACCCGAGACCCCGCTGGAGGTGCGCGGTGGCTGA
- a CDS encoding NADH-quinone oxidoreductase subunit G produces MTITTPKGTDTTPLVPAAPPTPAPEPTDTVTFSVDGIETSVPKGTLVIRAAEQLGIQIPRFCDHPLLAPAGACRQCLVEVWAPGRDGNLAKMPKPQASCTLEATPGMQVKTQHTSPEADKAQHGVMELLLINHPLDCPVCDKGGECPLQNQAMSNGRAATRFVDVKRTFPKPIAVSTQILLDRERCILCQRCTRFSEEIAGDVWIDLQKRGAQQQIGTFDTEVLGFAGDTPVGASTLDTSGRPFASYFSGNTVQICPVGALTSAAYRFRSRPFDLVSVPSVAEHDANGSAIRVDHRRGVVLRRLAGDDPAVNQEWISDKDRFAFHWQSAPDRITTPLVRRRNADGTRGELEPCSWTEALDTAAEGLRGVATGVLPGGRLTLEDAYAYAKLARTVLGTNDVDHRARPHSDEEEAFLGHHVAGRTLQVTFGDLVAAPAVLCVGYEPEEEGGILFLRLRESVVKGRTRVFSVAALASRGLERLDGTLLAAAPGTEPEVLDAIATGADDVLGDTAEALAAEGAVILVGERAATAPGALSAVLRLAQRTGARLAWVPRRAGERGAVEAGTLPTLLPGGRPVADASARVDLAAVWGVDDLPATPGRSADEILAAAADGTLGALLVGGVEPADHADPVLARRALDTVPFLVSLEVRRSEVTDRADVVLPVAPPVEKAGTFVSWEGRPRPFPQALTTTHLSDFRVLDRLADALGADLGLRALADVHAELDQLGGWDGARVPAPVTPAAEPPAVPPGHAVLATWHQLLDAGRLQDGEPYLAGTAKQPVARVSAVTAEAAGLVDGEHVTVSTDRGTITALVRVTDMADHVVWLATNPRGGAVRDVLGAVGGAVVRLAPAGGGEVAPTTAQADERLSGDAAEAVAGVRVDEEERA; encoded by the coding sequence ATGACGATCACGACCCCGAAGGGCACCGACACCACACCGCTGGTGCCGGCCGCGCCCCCGACCCCTGCGCCGGAGCCGACGGACACCGTCACCTTCTCCGTCGACGGCATCGAGACGAGCGTGCCGAAGGGCACGCTCGTCATCCGCGCGGCCGAGCAGCTCGGCATCCAGATCCCGCGCTTCTGCGACCACCCGCTGCTCGCGCCCGCCGGTGCGTGCCGCCAGTGCCTCGTCGAGGTGTGGGCGCCCGGCCGCGACGGCAACCTGGCCAAGATGCCCAAGCCCCAGGCGTCCTGCACGCTCGAGGCCACGCCGGGCATGCAGGTGAAGACGCAGCACACGTCGCCCGAGGCCGACAAGGCGCAGCACGGCGTCATGGAGCTGCTGCTCATCAACCACCCGCTCGACTGTCCGGTCTGCGACAAGGGCGGCGAGTGCCCCCTGCAGAACCAGGCGATGAGCAACGGTCGCGCGGCGACGCGGTTCGTCGACGTGAAGCGCACGTTCCCCAAGCCGATCGCGGTCTCGACGCAGATCCTGCTCGACCGGGAGCGCTGCATCCTGTGCCAGCGCTGCACGCGGTTCTCCGAGGAGATCGCGGGCGACGTGTGGATCGACCTGCAGAAGCGCGGTGCGCAGCAGCAGATCGGCACGTTCGACACCGAGGTCCTCGGGTTCGCGGGCGACACCCCGGTGGGAGCCTCGACGCTCGACACGAGCGGCCGGCCGTTCGCGTCCTACTTCTCCGGCAACACCGTGCAGATCTGCCCGGTCGGCGCGCTGACGTCGGCCGCGTACCGGTTCCGTTCGCGGCCGTTCGACCTCGTGTCGGTGCCGTCCGTCGCGGAGCACGACGCCAACGGCTCGGCGATCCGCGTCGACCACCGGCGCGGCGTCGTGCTGCGACGGCTCGCGGGCGACGACCCGGCCGTCAACCAGGAGTGGATCAGCGACAAGGACCGCTTCGCGTTCCACTGGCAGTCCGCCCCGGACCGCATCACGACGCCGCTCGTGCGCCGTCGGAACGCCGACGGCACGCGTGGCGAGCTGGAGCCCTGCTCGTGGACCGAGGCGCTGGACACCGCCGCCGAGGGCCTGCGCGGGGTCGCGACGGGCGTGCTGCCCGGCGGCCGCCTCACGCTCGAGGACGCCTACGCGTACGCCAAGCTCGCGCGCACGGTCCTCGGCACCAACGACGTCGACCACCGCGCGCGCCCGCACTCGGACGAGGAGGAGGCCTTCCTCGGCCACCACGTCGCGGGCCGCACGCTGCAGGTCACGTTCGGCGACCTCGTCGCGGCGCCTGCGGTGCTGTGCGTCGGGTACGAGCCGGAGGAGGAGGGCGGGATCCTCTTCCTGCGCCTGCGTGAGTCGGTCGTCAAGGGCCGCACGCGCGTGTTCTCGGTCGCGGCCCTGGCGAGCAGGGGCCTGGAGCGGCTCGACGGCACGCTGCTGGCGGCCGCCCCGGGCACGGAGCCCGAGGTGCTCGACGCCATCGCGACCGGCGCGGACGACGTGCTGGGCGACACCGCCGAGGCGCTGGCCGCCGAGGGTGCCGTGATCCTCGTGGGGGAGCGGGCCGCCACGGCGCCGGGCGCCCTCAGCGCGGTGCTGCGCCTGGCGCAGCGCACCGGTGCCCGCCTCGCGTGGGTCCCGCGGCGTGCGGGCGAGCGCGGTGCGGTCGAGGCCGGCACGCTGCCGACGCTGCTGCCGGGCGGGCGCCCGGTGGCCGACGCGTCGGCCCGCGTCGACCTGGCCGCCGTGTGGGGCGTCGACGACCTTCCGGCCACCCCCGGGCGCAGCGCCGACGAGATCCTCGCGGCCGCGGCCGACGGGACGCTCGGCGCGCTGCTCGTCGGTGGCGTCGAACCGGCCGACCACGCCGATCCCGTGCTCGCACGCAGGGCGCTCGACACGGTGCCGTTCCTCGTCTCGCTCGAGGTGCGGCGCAGCGAGGTCACGGACCGCGCGGACGTCGTGCTGCCCGTGGCGCCGCCGGTCGAGAAGGCCGGCACGTTCGTCTCGTGGGAGGGGCGCCCGCGCCCGTTCCCGCAGGCGCTGACGACCACCCATCTGTCGGACTTCCGCGTCCTGGACCGGCTGGCCGACGCGCTCGGCGCCGACCTGGGCCTGCGGGCGCTCGCCGACGTGCACGCCGAGCTCGACCAGCTCGGCGGGTGGGACGGAGCGCGCGTCCCGGCCCCGGTGACGCCGGCGGCCGAGCCGCCCGCCGTCCCCCCGGGGCACGCGGTCCTCGCGACGTGGCACCAGCTGCTCGACGCGGGTCGCCTGCAGGACGGCGAGCCGTACCTCGCGGGCACCGCGAAGCAACCGGTCGCGCGGGTCTCGGCCGTCACGGCCGAGGCGGCAGGGCTCGTCGACGGCGAGCACGTCACGGTGAGCACCGACCGGGGCACGATCACGGCGCTCGTGCGGGTCACCGACATGGCCGACCACGTGGTGTGGCTCGCGACCAACCCGCGCGGCGGCGCGGTGCGGGACGTGCTGGGCGCGGTCGGCGGCGCGGTCGTGCGGCTCGCGCCGGCGGGTGGCGGCGAGGTCGCCCCCACCACCGCGCAGGCCGACGAGCGGCTGAGCGGGGACGCCGCGGAGGCCGTCGCCGGCGTCCGCGTGGACGAGGAGGAGCGGGCATGA
- the nuoF gene encoding NADH-quinone oxidoreductase subunit NuoF, which yields MTTLTPVLSAHWDADRSWKLARYEADGGYRGLRKALTMAPADVVTTVKDSGLRGRGGAGFPTGMKWGFLPAPDGGPRYLVVNADESEPGTCKDIPLMMASPQELIEGVIITSYAIGCHHAFIYVRGEVVHVYRRLLEAVREAREAGYLGTDILGSGFDLEITVHAGAGAYICGEETALLDSLEGLRGQPRLKPPFPAVAGLYARPTVVNNVESVASVPGIIVGGADWFTSMGTERSAGHGLFSLSGHVTRPGQYEAPLGITLRELLDMAGGVREGHELKFWTPGGSSTPIFTAEHLDVPLDYESVGKAGSMLGTRALQIFDETTSVVKAVSRWIQFYKHESCGKCTPCREGTFWLAQVMARLEAGQGTSADIDLLLDLCDNILGRAFCALGDGATSPVTSAIQYFREEFEAGTHTPADVLFPPERSSLFDYTPRRSTQLAGVHA from the coding sequence ATGACGACCCTGACCCCCGTGCTGTCCGCGCACTGGGACGCGGACCGGTCCTGGAAGCTCGCGCGCTACGAGGCCGACGGCGGCTACCGCGGCCTGCGCAAGGCGCTGACGATGGCGCCGGCGGACGTCGTGACGACCGTCAAGGACTCCGGCCTGCGCGGACGTGGCGGTGCCGGCTTCCCCACGGGCATGAAGTGGGGCTTCCTGCCCGCGCCCGACGGCGGCCCGCGCTACCTCGTGGTCAACGCCGACGAGTCCGAGCCGGGCACCTGCAAGGACATCCCGCTGATGATGGCCAGCCCGCAGGAGCTCATCGAGGGCGTGATCATCACGTCCTACGCGATCGGCTGCCACCACGCGTTCATCTACGTGCGCGGCGAGGTCGTGCACGTGTACCGCCGGCTGCTCGAGGCGGTCCGCGAGGCGCGCGAGGCCGGGTACCTGGGCACGGACATCCTCGGGTCGGGCTTCGACCTGGAGATCACGGTGCACGCCGGTGCCGGTGCGTACATCTGCGGCGAGGAGACGGCACTGCTCGACTCGCTCGAGGGCCTGCGCGGCCAGCCGCGCCTCAAGCCGCCGTTCCCCGCCGTCGCCGGCCTCTACGCGCGGCCCACGGTCGTCAACAACGTCGAGTCCGTGGCGTCCGTGCCCGGGATCATCGTCGGCGGCGCCGACTGGTTCACGTCGATGGGTACCGAGCGCTCCGCCGGGCACGGCCTGTTCTCGCTCTCGGGGCACGTCACGCGGCCCGGGCAGTACGAGGCGCCGCTGGGCATCACGCTGCGCGAGCTGCTCGACATGGCCGGTGGGGTCCGTGAGGGCCACGAGCTGAAGTTCTGGACGCCCGGCGGGTCGTCGACGCCGATCTTCACCGCCGAGCACCTCGACGTCCCGCTCGACTACGAGTCGGTCGGCAAGGCCGGCTCGATGCTCGGCACGCGCGCGCTGCAGATCTTCGACGAGACCACGTCGGTCGTGAAGGCCGTCTCGCGCTGGATCCAGTTCTACAAGCACGAGTCGTGCGGCAAGTGCACGCCCTGCCGCGAGGGCACCTTCTGGCTCGCGCAGGTCATGGCGCGCCTCGAGGCGGGTCAGGGCACGTCGGCCGACATCGACCTGCTGCTCGACCTGTGCGACAACATCCTGGGCCGCGCGTTCTGCGCGCTCGGCGACGGTGCGACGAGCCCCGTGACGAGCGCCATCCAGTACTTCCGGGAGGAGTTCGAGGCGGGCACGCACACGCCCGCCGACGTCCTGTTCCCGCCCGAGCGCAGCTCGCTCTTCGACTACACGCCGCGTCGCAGCACGCAGCTGGCGGGGGTGCACGCATGA
- the nuoE gene encoding NADH-quinone oxidoreductase subunit NuoE, producing MSVEHAGAAAPHDHGRAPGARHATGYDDATRARLTADAQEIVARYPQARSALLPMLHLVQSEDGYVSPRGIAFCASVLGISTAEVSAVATFYTQYKRHPNGTYTVGVCTNTLCAVMGGDAIWEELSEHLGIGHDETTPDGAITLERVECNAACDYAPVVMVNWEFFDNQTPASAVDVVDRLAAGEAVAPTRGASSVCTFKEMSRVLAGFPDGRADEGVGAGEPTVRGTRLARERGWTAPSYDAAERAAATATATHGVPAAGEEQSSADRPVTAPADVSPAGEQRKQKSDDAKES from the coding sequence ATGTCCGTCGAGCACGCGGGCGCAGCTGCGCCCCACGACCACGGGCGCGCCCCGGGCGCCCGGCACGCGACGGGGTACGACGACGCGACGCGCGCGCGGCTGACCGCCGACGCGCAGGAGATCGTCGCGCGCTACCCGCAGGCGCGCTCGGCGCTGCTGCCGATGCTGCACCTCGTGCAGTCGGAGGACGGCTACGTCAGCCCGCGCGGCATCGCGTTCTGCGCGTCCGTGCTGGGCATCTCGACGGCCGAGGTGTCGGCCGTCGCGACGTTCTACACGCAGTACAAGCGCCACCCCAACGGCACGTACACCGTGGGCGTGTGCACCAACACGCTGTGCGCGGTCATGGGCGGCGACGCCATCTGGGAGGAGCTCAGCGAGCACCTCGGCATCGGGCACGACGAGACCACCCCGGACGGGGCGATCACGCTCGAGCGGGTCGAGTGCAACGCGGCCTGCGACTACGCCCCCGTGGTGATGGTCAACTGGGAGTTCTTCGACAACCAGACCCCCGCGTCGGCCGTCGACGTCGTCGACCGGCTGGCCGCCGGCGAGGCGGTCGCCCCGACCCGCGGGGCCTCGTCGGTGTGCACGTTCAAGGAGATGAGCCGCGTGCTCGCCGGCTTCCCCGACGGGCGCGCCGACGAGGGCGTGGGCGCCGGCGAGCCGACCGTGCGTGGCACGCGTCTCGCGCGCGAGCGCGGCTGGACGGCGCCGTCGTACGACGCCGCCGAGCGCGCCGCGGCCACGGCCACGGCCACGCACGGTGTGCCCGCCGCGGGCGAGGAGCAGTCGAGCGCCGACCGTCCTGTGACGGCACCCGCCGACGTCTCGCCAGCCGGCGAGCAGCGCAAGCAGAAGTCCGACGACGCGAAGGAGTCGTGA